A genomic segment from Desulfonatronum lacustre DSM 10312 encodes:
- a CDS encoding molybdenum cofactor synthesis domain-containing protein, which produces MQLRLSSMRRENFASGQRLAVVRGPVLEPDTASGLFPGPHLIAETPPLPGVGAVLARPGEAGSLRVLGMFRWPDPVGGLPSREGCWVQVLEAFQVEPGAQSWAATKCGHSLAWITLSDKGYVGHREDRAGPLIVELLDKQTGGPLELAWAQGFLLPDEPGRLRALFTELALEQGFDLIVTTGGTGVAPRDTTPETTLSVIEKRLPGMEAAMLQAGLRKTPHAVISRAVVGILGHALIINLPGSPKAVRENLEALLPALDHTLAKLQGDPSDCATAHPHDVSPNNHPVIPE; this is translated from the coding sequence ATGCAATTGCGACTCAGCTCCATGCGGCGGGAGAATTTCGCCTCGGGGCAACGTCTGGCCGTGGTACGCGGTCCGGTTTTGGAGCCGGATACGGCTTCGGGCCTGTTTCCCGGCCCGCACCTGATCGCGGAAACGCCACCGTTGCCCGGCGTGGGCGCTGTCTTGGCCCGACCCGGCGAAGCCGGGAGCCTTCGGGTGCTGGGCATGTTCCGTTGGCCGGATCCCGTTGGCGGTCTGCCGAGCCGTGAGGGCTGCTGGGTCCAGGTGTTGGAAGCGTTCCAGGTTGAGCCGGGAGCGCAATCCTGGGCCGCGACAAAATGCGGCCACAGTCTGGCCTGGATCACGCTCAGCGACAAAGGCTACGTCGGACACCGCGAGGACCGGGCCGGGCCGCTGATCGTCGAGCTGCTGGACAAACAGACCGGCGGGCCCCTGGAACTGGCCTGGGCCCAAGGCTTTCTGCTTCCTGACGAGCCCGGAAGATTGCGCGCGCTGTTCACGGAACTGGCTCTGGAACAGGGCTTCGACCTGATCGTGACCACTGGGGGCACCGGGGTCGCGCCCCGGGACACCACCCCGGAAACCACCCTCTCCGTGATCGAAAAACGCCTGCCCGGCATGGAAGCGGCCATGCTCCAGGCCGGCCTGCGCAAGACCCCGCATGCCGTGATTTCCCGAGCCGTGGTCGGTATCCTGGGCCACGCCCTGATCATCAATTTGCCGGGTTCTCCCAAGGCGGTTCGGGAGAACCTCGAAGCCCTGCTGCCCGCTCTGGACCACACCCTGGCCAAGCTCCAGGGCGATCCCTCGGACTGCGCCACGGCGCATCCTCACGACGTCTCCCCCAACAATCACCCAGTGATTCCCGAATGA
- a CDS encoding RiPP maturation radical SAM C-methyltransferase, whose amino-acid sequence MHTAEHKPEAGIISPRPLILVSAPWAMYNRPSIQLGTLKAHLRRRFPDVPVRAEHVHLHVAAAVGYTLYQVISERTWVAESVAATLLFPDQGPAIQRLFERESRQNPAIRAVGLPALAQALDTACDRFIADIDWTAFGLAGFSVSLCQSTCSLVLIRRIKRKYPELPVVVGGAGFSGESFVALTAAFPEIDYLTQGEGETDLAELTDALCRNQGAARKPLPDGLNRQIRDLDDLPIPDFDDYFAQLQSLGPAKQFHPVLPVEASRGCWWIKKPDPDRPAQGCAFCNLNRHWTGYRSKSPRKVAEEITALSTRHKVLGFSFMDNLLPRKGATELFTTLAESGRDYRLFGEIRADTPPTLLAAMRRAGMREVQVGVEALSSALLARMNKGTSALDNIEVMRHCEALGIHHGGNLLMRFPGSTAQEVQETLANMEFVALYLPLRPVFFWLGLGSPVFRDPRGHGIRLTGNDPRWSVLFPPQIARTLRFMVQGYVGGKREQRRLWRPVEHRARQWAREYAQSMRGPNPGPILGYQDGADFLIITLRRPDKTHDTHRLPQASRRIYLFCRKSRTRNQIQSLLPHLAADKLDGFLRMMVDKRLMFSESDRFLSLAVPMDRSAEDL is encoded by the coding sequence ATGCACACAGCCGAACACAAGCCTGAAGCCGGAATAATCTCCCCCCGTCCGCTCATACTCGTTTCCGCGCCCTGGGCCATGTACAACCGGCCCTCCATCCAGCTCGGCACGCTCAAGGCCCACCTGCGCCGCCGGTTCCCCGACGTGCCGGTCCGGGCGGAGCATGTTCATCTTCATGTGGCTGCGGCCGTCGGCTACACCTTGTATCAAGTCATTTCCGAGCGAACCTGGGTCGCGGAAAGCGTGGCCGCGACCTTGCTCTTTCCGGACCAGGGTCCGGCCATTCAGCGGCTCTTCGAGCGGGAAAGCAGGCAAAACCCGGCCATCCGCGCCGTGGGGCTGCCGGCTCTGGCCCAGGCCCTGGACACGGCCTGCGACCGGTTCATCGCCGACATCGACTGGACCGCGTTCGGTCTGGCCGGGTTCAGCGTCTCCCTGTGCCAGTCGACCTGCTCCCTGGTTCTGATCCGGCGCATCAAGCGAAAATATCCGGAACTGCCCGTCGTGGTCGGCGGGGCCGGTTTTTCCGGCGAATCCTTCGTGGCCCTGACCGCCGCGTTTCCGGAGATCGATTACCTGACCCAGGGAGAAGGGGAAACGGACCTGGCCGAGCTGACGGACGCCCTGTGTCGGAACCAAGGGGCTGCGCGAAAACCCCTCCCGGACGGCCTCAACCGCCAAATCCGGGATTTGGACGATCTGCCCATACCGGACTTCGACGACTATTTCGCCCAACTGCAATCTCTTGGCCCGGCGAAACAGTTTCATCCCGTGCTTCCGGTGGAGGCCTCCAGGGGTTGCTGGTGGATCAAGAAGCCGGACCCAGACCGCCCGGCTCAGGGCTGTGCGTTCTGCAACCTGAACCGGCACTGGACCGGATACCGGTCCAAATCCCCGCGCAAGGTCGCGGAGGAAATCACCGCCCTGAGCACCCGGCACAAGGTGCTGGGCTTTTCCTTTATGGATAACCTGCTGCCCCGCAAGGGCGCGACGGAATTGTTCACCACGCTGGCCGAATCCGGCAGGGACTACCGACTGTTCGGCGAAATCCGGGCCGACACGCCCCCGACCCTGCTCGCGGCCATGCGCCGGGCCGGGATGCGCGAAGTCCAGGTAGGCGTCGAGGCCTTGAGCAGCGCCCTGCTGGCCAGGATGAACAAGGGCACCAGCGCCCTGGACAACATCGAGGTCATGCGCCACTGTGAGGCCCTGGGCATCCATCACGGCGGCAACCTGCTGATGCGTTTTCCCGGCTCCACGGCCCAAGAAGTCCAAGAAACCCTGGCCAACATGGAATTCGTCGCCCTCTACCTGCCCCTGCGTCCGGTATTCTTCTGGCTGGGCCTGGGAAGCCCGGTATTCCGCGATCCGCGCGGCCACGGAATCCGCCTGACGGGCAACGACCCGCGCTGGAGCGTCCTGTTTCCTCCTCAAATCGCCCGGACCCTCCGCTTCATGGTGCAGGGGTACGTCGGCGGCAAGCGGGAGCAGCGCAGGTTGTGGCGACCGGTGGAGCACCGGGCAAGACAGTGGGCCAGGGAATACGCCCAATCCATGCGCGGGCCGAATCCCGGCCCGATCCTGGGCTACCAGGACGGCGCGGACTTCCTGATCATCACCCTCCGCCGCCCGGACAAAACCCACGACACCCACCGCCTGCCCCAAGCTTCACGCCGCATCTACCTCTTCTGCCGAAAAAGCCGCACCAGAAACCAAATCCAATCCCTGCTCCCCCACCTGGCCGCGGACAAACTGGACGGCTTTTTGCGGATGATGGTGGACAAGCGATTGATGTTCTCGGAATCCGACAGATTTCTGAGCCTGGCCGTGCCCATGGACCGGAGTGCGGAGGATTTATAA